The following are encoded in a window of Bdellovibrio svalbardensis genomic DNA:
- a CDS encoding HAMP domain-containing sensor histidine kinase — protein sequence MIKYEKAIDHELSQRLSGNAREIGIILNDYKTNLLQKRDRYVRDPSLTYHISIGDGATLKGLSSGWLKSDGISSLTFFDREGRMLASVFKDDKENVRSFVPVQDAVFLSAKYMADLKDSKEISLAEFTENQKLNLILISKVTAAGGRTVGYIEQIVDLNKDFLSKIKNRLKLELILFKDNGQVVVASHPDFYLYKKDFFKNYFRPGAEPFFDLNVRGNPYGFLVYPLDWGITKFYVALGASKSEAIAVLKNVNYTFMTVVGAVVVLLILTILVTSSWVLKPLYDLVEALQSFESQEQAVTIPVKNDTEIGLLTESFNEMSKKIWTARSDLRKKITELESANKELKDTQTKLVHSAKMVSLGQLVAGVAHELNNPIGFIYSNMTHLQDYSEKLIEIADVAEKDPKKLTALKEEYEFDYIVKDLPKLVSSCQDGARRTRDIVLGLRNFSRLEEAKLQEIDVHQSLDTTLNLLQGEIKNRIEIHRQYEPTPLVHCYASQVNQVFMNILSNAVQAIDGQGHVWISTMALKDYKGSKDKTGWVQISVQDSGKGMSAETLEKIFDPFFTTKGVGQGTGLGLSISYGIVQNHGGEIQVRSQVGVGTEFIVIIPVYPPVQDKHPQLTS from the coding sequence ATGATCAAGTATGAAAAGGCCATCGACCATGAGCTTTCTCAGCGCTTGAGTGGAAACGCCCGTGAAATTGGAATCATCCTTAATGACTATAAAACGAATCTTCTGCAAAAAAGAGATCGTTATGTTCGGGATCCAAGTCTAACCTACCATATCTCGATAGGCGATGGCGCGACTCTTAAAGGACTCTCTTCCGGATGGTTAAAATCCGATGGGATTTCCAGCCTAACGTTCTTTGATAGAGAAGGTCGCATGCTGGCGTCTGTCTTCAAAGATGACAAAGAAAACGTCCGAAGTTTTGTTCCTGTCCAAGATGCGGTTTTTCTGTCAGCGAAGTACATGGCGGATTTGAAAGACAGTAAAGAAATCAGTCTTGCGGAATTTACTGAAAACCAAAAGCTCAATTTGATTTTGATCTCAAAAGTGACGGCTGCTGGCGGGCGCACTGTGGGTTATATCGAACAAATCGTCGATTTGAATAAAGACTTTCTTTCAAAAATTAAGAATAGATTGAAATTGGAGTTGATTCTTTTTAAAGATAACGGCCAAGTGGTTGTCGCAAGTCATCCTGACTTTTATCTCTACAAAAAAGATTTCTTTAAAAATTATTTCCGACCAGGTGCAGAGCCCTTCTTTGATTTGAATGTGCGTGGAAATCCCTACGGATTTTTGGTTTACCCACTTGATTGGGGTATTACGAAATTTTACGTCGCTCTAGGCGCCTCTAAATCTGAAGCGATTGCCGTCTTGAAAAACGTTAACTACACCTTCATGACTGTCGTCGGAGCTGTCGTTGTTTTGCTTATTCTGACAATCCTGGTGACTTCAAGTTGGGTGCTTAAACCACTTTATGATCTTGTGGAAGCTCTTCAGTCTTTCGAATCCCAAGAGCAGGCAGTCACAATTCCAGTGAAGAATGACACTGAGATTGGTCTGTTGACCGAAAGCTTTAACGAGATGAGTAAGAAGATTTGGACTGCCCGATCGGATCTTCGCAAAAAAATCACAGAACTTGAGTCAGCAAATAAAGAGCTTAAAGACACTCAGACAAAACTGGTTCATTCAGCGAAGATGGTCAGCCTGGGGCAACTTGTTGCTGGTGTGGCTCATGAGCTGAATAATCCGATTGGCTTTATCTACAGCAACATGACTCATCTTCAAGACTACTCGGAAAAGCTGATTGAGATTGCGGATGTCGCAGAAAAAGATCCTAAGAAGCTAACAGCCTTAAAAGAGGAATACGAGTTCGACTATATCGTAAAAGATTTGCCGAAACTGGTTTCTTCCTGTCAGGACGGAGCTCGCCGAACTCGCGATATCGTCTTAGGCTTGCGCAATTTCTCACGCTTGGAAGAAGCGAAGTTGCAAGAGATTGATGTTCATCAAAGTCTTGATACCACTCTTAATCTTTTGCAGGGTGAAATTAAAAATCGTATTGAAATCCACAGACAGTATGAACCAACACCGTTGGTGCATTGTTATGCGAGCCAAGTGAATCAGGTCTTTATGAACATTCTTTCCAACGCAGTTCAGGCCATCGACGGGCAGGGGCATGTGTGGATTTCAACGATGGCGTTGAAAGATTATAAAGGTTCGAAAGATAAAACGGGTTGGGTGCAAATCTCAGTTCAAGACAGTGGCAAGGGCATGAGCGCGGAAACTCTTGAGAAGATCTTTGATCCATTCTTCACGACTAAAGGCGTGGGACAAGGTACAGGGTTGGGCTTAAGTATTTCATACGGCATTGTTCAAAATCACGGCGGAGAGATTCAGGTGCGATCACAAGTGGGCGTAGGTACTGAATTTATTGTAATTATCCCAGTTTACCCACCAGTACAAGATAAGCATCCCCAACTAACGTCCTAA
- a CDS encoding rod shape-determining protein, with the protein MSFFDKVQDYFSNDIAIDLGTANTLVYVKGRGIILDEPSVVAVQKNYRGMQNRVLAVGKEAKDMLGRTPGSIVAIRPIKDGVIADFEVTQSMLKYFIGKSLGEKKSFIRPRIIICVPYGITQVEKRAVKEAAQSAGAREVYLIEEPMAAAIGAGLPITEPSGNMVVDMGGGTTGVAVISLGGIVYCKSIKVAGDKFDEAIVNYVRRQFNLLIGERTAENIKIQIGNAYPFEEEKTMEIKGRDLVAGAPKTIEITSSQVNDALMDPLSEVVDAVRTALEKTPPELASDIVDNGIVLTGGGALLANLDVLLRERTGLPVSIAEDPLSCVVMGSGKVLDQLDLLRQLTVD; encoded by the coding sequence ATGAGTTTTTTTGATAAAGTACAAGACTATTTTTCGAATGATATCGCCATCGATCTCGGCACCGCAAACACTCTCGTTTACGTAAAAGGCCGCGGTATCATTCTTGATGAACCATCCGTTGTCGCAGTTCAAAAGAACTATCGCGGAATGCAAAACCGCGTTCTTGCTGTCGGTAAAGAAGCGAAAGACATGTTGGGACGTACTCCTGGTAGTATCGTTGCCATTCGTCCGATCAAAGACGGTGTTATCGCTGACTTTGAAGTGACACAATCCATGCTTAAATATTTCATCGGTAAATCACTTGGTGAGAAAAAATCTTTCATCCGTCCACGTATCATTATCTGCGTTCCTTACGGAATCACTCAGGTTGAAAAACGTGCGGTAAAAGAAGCAGCTCAATCTGCAGGTGCACGTGAAGTGTATTTGATCGAAGAGCCAATGGCAGCTGCGATCGGTGCCGGTCTTCCAATCACTGAACCATCAGGCAACATGGTTGTCGATATGGGCGGTGGTACGACTGGTGTTGCAGTTATCTCTTTGGGCGGTATCGTTTACTGTAAATCTATCAAGGTTGCAGGCGATAAGTTCGATGAAGCGATCGTGAACTACGTACGTCGTCAGTTCAACTTGTTGATCGGTGAAAGAACTGCGGAAAACATCAAAATCCAAATTGGTAACGCCTATCCGTTCGAAGAAGAAAAAACGATGGAAATCAAAGGTCGTGACCTTGTTGCCGGTGCTCCGAAAACTATCGAGATCACTAGCTCACAAGTGAACGATGCATTGATGGATCCTCTTTCAGAGGTTGTCGATGCTGTTCGTACGGCGCTTGAAAAAACTCCACCAGAACTTGCATCTGATATCGTTGATAACGGTATTGTTCTGACAGGTGGGGGAGCTTTGCTTGCAAACCTCGACGTTCTTCTTCGTGAAAGAACTGGTCTTCCAGTTTCTATCGCGGAAGATCCTTTGAGCTGTGTCGTGATGGGATCAGGTAAAGTTCTAGACCAGCTTGACCTTCTCAGACAGCTAACTGTCGATTAG
- a CDS encoding AP2 domain-containing protein translates to MQHTWRVLQKESGRLKVVTTIVTEKGNRVLSLGQFLMNPPKGKMVYPRRFQDGLDYRKSNLIVCTMAERQRLLPKTRGEKSSQFKGVSYSAKQKKWRASIRINGKGIALGTFETELEAAKAYNKAAKEHFGDIGYQNQIVPRKNIKRPGDD, encoded by the coding sequence ATGCAGCATACATGGCGTGTCCTGCAAAAAGAGTCGGGACGACTTAAGGTAGTCACGACCATCGTAACTGAAAAAGGCAATCGCGTGCTGTCACTTGGACAGTTTCTAATGAACCCACCCAAAGGAAAGATGGTCTATCCCAGACGATTCCAAGACGGTCTTGATTATCGCAAATCCAACTTGATCGTCTGCACGATGGCAGAACGTCAGCGTCTGCTGCCCAAAACCAGAGGAGAAAAAAGCTCTCAATTCAAAGGCGTTTCTTACTCTGCAAAACAGAAAAAATGGCGCGCAAGTATTCGGATCAACGGCAAAGGCATTGCATTGGGAACTTTTGAAACAGAACTAGAAGCAGCCAAAGCCTATAACAAGGCCGCCAAAGAGCACTTCGGTGACATCGGTTATCAAAACCAAATCGTGCCACGCAAAAATATTAAAAGACCTGGTGATGATTAA
- a CDS encoding glycerol-3-phosphate dehydrogenase/oxidase, with translation MKNFSFANRIQNIGKMKTQEFDLVIIGGGINGAGVARDASARGMKVALIETRDFASGTSSKSSKLIHGGIRYLENLEFKLVFEALNERTKLFEMAPHLVHPLRFMIPLYQESRVGMFKMGLGMWLYDALSLFQTPEMHERCSSKESLARMPALRETNLVGSYIYSDAYMDDDRLVIETLRSANENGAICANYIKASGAQFGSDGKISAVLCEDQVGGEKFAIKARHVISSVGPWTDEVGQNLLKDWKKILRPTKGVHLTLPKHRLPLSSAVVMGAEKEDRIVFGIPRHEMIIIGTTDTDYKEAPENVTTTPEDVKYLLDITHQYFPGAKVTAQDIIATYAGVRPLVNDGSSSEGKTSREHTIINDHRGVTFVAGGKYTTYRLMCQQTVEKALEFFSMEEKIKFARPDTTLPLNDYTGVENFQQAQSLVYSWSSELARSAEDLQQLVDRYGKEAEVICSKYSESYSYWQLEAAQAIDNTMCLHLRDFYARRVHLFLADRHHGVKYMDEIGKVFQEKMGWTDSRLNDEKKMLNEYMAHELEWKKHL, from the coding sequence ATGAAAAATTTCTCTTTCGCCAATCGAATCCAAAATATTGGAAAAATGAAAACACAAGAATTTGACCTTGTGATCATTGGAGGAGGAATTAACGGTGCCGGAGTCGCGCGTGATGCTTCGGCTCGTGGCATGAAAGTCGCTTTGATTGAAACCAGAGACTTCGCTTCTGGGACTTCTTCCAAGTCCAGCAAACTTATTCATGGTGGCATCCGCTATCTGGAAAATCTGGAGTTTAAATTAGTTTTCGAAGCTTTGAATGAACGCACGAAGTTGTTCGAAATGGCACCGCACTTAGTGCATCCTTTGCGCTTTATGATTCCCTTGTATCAGGAAAGCCGAGTGGGAATGTTCAAAATGGGCCTTGGGATGTGGCTCTATGATGCCTTGTCTTTGTTCCAAACTCCGGAGATGCATGAACGCTGCAGCTCGAAGGAATCCTTGGCAAGAATGCCAGCTTTGCGTGAAACAAATCTTGTAGGCTCTTATATCTACTCTGATGCCTATATGGATGATGACCGCCTTGTGATTGAGACTTTACGCTCTGCCAATGAAAATGGGGCGATTTGTGCGAACTATATAAAAGCCAGTGGCGCCCAGTTTGGCAGCGATGGAAAGATTTCCGCTGTTCTTTGTGAAGATCAAGTGGGCGGAGAAAAATTTGCCATTAAAGCCCGCCATGTGATCAGCTCTGTCGGCCCTTGGACCGATGAGGTTGGTCAGAATCTTTTGAAGGATTGGAAAAAAATTCTTCGTCCAACCAAAGGGGTCCATCTCACCTTGCCAAAACATCGCCTGCCGCTTTCAAGTGCGGTGGTGATGGGAGCGGAAAAAGAAGATCGCATTGTTTTTGGTATCCCTCGTCACGAGATGATTATCATTGGGACGACGGACACAGACTATAAAGAAGCTCCAGAAAACGTTACGACCACCCCTGAAGATGTGAAATATTTGTTGGATATCACCCATCAATATTTCCCGGGTGCGAAAGTGACAGCGCAGGATATTATTGCAACTTATGCAGGGGTGCGACCTCTGGTAAATGATGGATCATCCAGCGAGGGTAAAACCAGCCGCGAACATACGATCATCAATGATCATCGAGGAGTCACTTTTGTGGCGGGTGGTAAATATACGACCTATCGCTTGATGTGCCAACAGACTGTGGAAAAGGCTCTGGAATTCTTCTCGATGGAAGAAAAGATTAAGTTCGCGAGACCGGATACAACTTTACCGTTGAACGATTACACGGGCGTTGAAAACTTCCAACAGGCGCAATCTTTGGTCTACAGTTGGTCTTCTGAATTGGCTCGTTCTGCAGAAGATCTGCAGCAGCTCGTAGACAGATATGGCAAAGAAGCCGAAGTGATTTGCAGTAAATACAGCGAAAGCTATAGCTACTGGCAGCTTGAAGCCGCTCAAGCTATCGACAATACTATGTGTCTTCATTTACGCGACTTCTATGCTCGACGCGTGCATCTCTTCCTGGCGGATCGCCATCATGGTGTGAAGTATATGGATGAAATCGGCAAGGTCTTTCAGGAAAAAATGGGATGGACGGATTCTCGATTGAACGATGAAAAGAAAATGCTGAATGAGTATATGGCTCACGAATTAGAGTGGAAGAAGCACCTCTAA
- a CDS encoding HAD family hydrolase, giving the protein MKYKDYSQDIWTRLHSTLDEVLKSDSHPVAAFDADGTLWDIDLGESFFHHQIDNKLVQLPNNPWEHYETLKAANPVEAYLWLAQICQSQELKTVHEWAKDSLKGISPVPVFSEQKKLIELFLSRGVQVYIITASVKWAVEPGAALLGLKYEDVLGVETIQINGVITEQQKGTVTYKQGKVDALLERTGGKKPFFASGNTMGDFQLLQSATHLSLAVSAASRDDKLFKTEAELAQHAQSSGWLSHRFI; this is encoded by the coding sequence ATGAAATACAAAGACTATTCCCAAGACATTTGGACGCGCCTTCATTCGACACTTGATGAGGTTTTAAAATCAGATTCGCATCCTGTTGCAGCCTTCGACGCGGATGGAACCTTGTGGGATATCGATTTGGGAGAAAGCTTTTTCCACCACCAGATTGATAACAAACTTGTGCAACTCCCCAATAATCCGTGGGAACACTATGAGACTTTGAAAGCCGCTAATCCGGTCGAGGCCTACCTTTGGCTAGCTCAAATCTGTCAAAGCCAAGAACTTAAAACAGTTCATGAGTGGGCGAAGGATTCCTTAAAAGGAATCTCTCCAGTTCCTGTCTTTTCAGAACAGAAAAAACTGATCGAGCTGTTTCTTTCCCGAGGAGTTCAGGTCTACATCATCACCGCCTCAGTGAAGTGGGCAGTGGAGCCTGGCGCGGCTCTGTTGGGTCTTAAATATGAGGATGTTCTGGGTGTAGAAACCATCCAGATCAACGGTGTCATCACTGAACAGCAAAAGGGAACTGTGACTTACAAACAGGGCAAGGTAGATGCTTTGCTTGAAAGAACCGGTGGGAAGAAGCCGTTCTTTGCCAGCGGCAACACCATGGGTGATTTCCAGCTTCTGCAATCAGCAACTCATTTAAGCCTGGCTGTCAGCGCTGCTTCTCGCGACGACAAACTCTTTAAGACAGAGGCCGAACTGGCGCAACACGCGCAATCCAGTGGTTGGTTGTCACATCGCTTTATCTAA
- a CDS encoding aminopeptidase P family protein has translation MRKPIYDMSIFAERRRKIGQEIQGGALVVAAHPELIRNHDVHFPYRQDSNLFYLTGWEEPDSILIYRPGLKPETVMFTRRKDVERETWDGFRYGPEGCEREFKIEKCYPIDEFEKVAPQLLKEVDRVYYRQFKNKEVDERMQTVLETVKALQGRTGYGLLTIHDADTLIGEHRLVKSEYELTQLREACEISAQAHLAAMRFTRPGVNERQVQAVLAHHFYMKGSAREGYGFIVASGNSATTLHYNFNDQVCKDGDLLLIDAGAEYNYYTGDITRTYPVNGKFTDEQARVYEAVLKVQKAIIDFIKPGVVFKELHDMGTSMLTDAMLELGLLSGRKEDLIQALAQKKYYPHGIGHWLGMDVHDSGLYFKKGEPRPLEANMCFTVEPGLYIPADDTSAPQKYRGIGIRIEDNIRVTSHGTENMTTSVPKEISDIEKVVGKN, from the coding sequence ATGAGAAAACCAATCTACGACATGAGTATTTTTGCAGAGAGAAGAAGAAAAATTGGACAAGAGATCCAAGGTGGAGCCTTGGTAGTTGCTGCTCACCCGGAATTGATTCGCAACCATGATGTGCATTTCCCATATCGTCAGGATTCGAATTTGTTTTACCTCACCGGATGGGAAGAGCCAGATTCGATCTTGATCTATCGCCCAGGTTTGAAACCAGAAACGGTAATGTTCACACGTCGTAAAGACGTTGAAAGAGAAACGTGGGATGGATTCCGTTATGGACCGGAAGGTTGCGAACGTGAATTCAAAATCGAGAAATGCTACCCAATCGACGAATTTGAAAAAGTCGCTCCGCAACTTTTGAAAGAAGTGGACCGCGTTTACTATCGTCAGTTTAAAAACAAAGAAGTTGATGAGAGAATGCAAACAGTTCTGGAAACTGTGAAAGCCCTTCAGGGCCGCACTGGTTACGGTTTGCTGACTATTCATGATGCTGACACTTTGATCGGTGAGCACCGTTTGGTGAAATCAGAATATGAACTGACACAATTGCGCGAGGCTTGCGAAATCTCCGCACAGGCGCACTTGGCAGCGATGCGTTTCACTCGTCCAGGCGTGAATGAACGCCAGGTTCAGGCTGTTTTGGCTCATCATTTCTACATGAAGGGGTCAGCGCGTGAAGGTTACGGCTTCATCGTGGCATCAGGAAATTCGGCGACGACTTTGCATTACAATTTCAACGATCAAGTCTGCAAAGATGGTGATCTTCTTTTGATTGATGCGGGTGCAGAGTACAACTATTACACCGGTGACATCACCAGAACTTATCCAGTGAATGGTAAGTTCACGGATGAGCAAGCGCGTGTCTATGAGGCTGTATTGAAAGTTCAAAAGGCGATCATCGACTTTATCAAACCAGGTGTGGTGTTTAAAGAATTGCATGATATGGGAACATCGATGCTAACGGACGCAATGTTGGAACTGGGATTGCTTTCTGGTCGCAAAGAAGACTTGATCCAAGCTCTTGCACAGAAGAAGTACTATCCACATGGTATCGGTCACTGGTTGGGGATGGATGTTCATGATTCAGGGCTTTACTTTAAAAAAGGCGAGCCTCGCCCTTTGGAAGCGAATATGTGCTTCACTGTTGAGCCAGGCTTGTACATCCCTGCGGATGATACATCAGCACCTCAGAAGTATCGTGGAATCGGTATCCGTATCGAAGACAACATTCGTGTGACGTCTCACGGAACTGAAAACATGACCACTTCAGTACCAAAAGAAATCTCTGACATCGAAAAAGTTGTCGGCAAGAACTAA
- a CDS encoding patatin-like phospholipase family protein: protein MSSLFSQKNLRANKSWFLALLVLAGCQSVRTREDIRKSTQPSSSHPSTSAPSAPREQQQPTPVPVTQSENIPQTTEMAPPPLPAPVIPALPKIGIILGAGGAKTYAHIGFLHELAKFKVPVYAIGGIELATPMAALYANRELANDVEWQMFKLKDDQVVKKSLLGSVHKNNEVSLLKDFANTAFNKAKVEDFKLPFACPSYNMKKNQVFLMNRGSLEQILYFCMAYPPFFQPYQGNISAIRDVTALANYLRSKGANYIVLVNVLQPPGGAKPFTLDTSATDNVLWSEISGVYNKPLPGVDSVISLDTSEYGIMDFDKRREIMNKGAESAAKQLKSLTRKWGI from the coding sequence ATGAGTTCTTTGTTTTCGCAAAAAAATCTGCGAGCAAATAAGAGTTGGTTCCTGGCGTTACTGGTTTTGGCGGGCTGCCAATCAGTTCGTACCAGAGAAGACATTCGTAAAAGCACTCAACCTTCTTCATCGCATCCATCAACTTCGGCACCTTCGGCTCCGCGCGAGCAACAGCAACCCACTCCAGTACCTGTAACTCAATCAGAGAATATTCCACAGACAACAGAAATGGCGCCACCTCCTTTGCCGGCTCCAGTGATTCCGGCTTTGCCAAAAATTGGAATTATCCTGGGCGCGGGCGGGGCCAAAACTTATGCACACATCGGCTTTTTGCATGAGCTCGCGAAATTCAAGGTTCCAGTCTATGCCATTGGGGGCATTGAGTTGGCGACGCCGATGGCGGCATTGTATGCAAACCGTGAGTTGGCTAACGATGTCGAGTGGCAGATGTTCAAACTTAAAGATGATCAGGTTGTGAAGAAGAGCCTTTTGGGCTCGGTTCATAAAAACAACGAAGTATCTCTGTTGAAAGATTTTGCGAACACGGCATTTAACAAAGCAAAGGTGGAAGATTTTAAGCTTCCGTTTGCATGTCCCTCTTACAACATGAAAAAGAACCAGGTGTTCTTGATGAATCGCGGAAGCCTCGAGCAGATTCTTTATTTCTGCATGGCTTATCCGCCTTTCTTTCAACCTTACCAAGGGAATATCAGTGCCATTCGGGATGTCACTGCTTTGGCCAATTATCTGCGTTCAAAAGGTGCCAACTACATCGTTCTCGTGAACGTATTGCAACCACCAGGAGGGGCTAAACCCTTCACTTTGGACACCTCAGCAACTGATAATGTATTATGGAGTGAGATCTCGGGCGTGTATAATAAGCCTTTGCCAGGAGTCGACAGTGTGATCTCGCTGGACACTTCTGAGTATGGTATTATGGATTTCGATAAACGCCGTGAGATCATGAACAAGGGCGCAGAATCGGCGGCCAAACAATTGAAATCATTGACGCGTAAATGGGGCATATAG
- a CDS encoding TlyA family RNA methyltransferase — translation MAKTRLDLYLVEKGFASSRTHAQELIEAGQVFLEQGTQKKPLKKSSLAVEPGMAGNIIVELGPANRYVSRGGLKLEGALAHVGLSVKGLQALDVGISTGGFTDCLLQQGADFVLGVDVGHGQVSVMLKDHPKLKVLEGVNARALSQEDRVLALTPSQKFDLIVMDVSFISIELIIPELATFLKPTGHLLSLVKPQFEVGVDGLARGGIVKDVSLYAKVEEKIKSCCANHGFEVKDYFASSIEGKDGNHEFFVFAKKSASK, via the coding sequence ATGGCAAAGACTCGTTTAGATCTCTATCTCGTGGAAAAGGGTTTCGCATCTTCGCGGACTCATGCTCAGGAGTTGATCGAAGCGGGTCAGGTTTTCCTCGAGCAAGGTACCCAAAAGAAACCACTTAAAAAATCAAGTTTGGCAGTTGAGCCTGGAATGGCCGGCAATATCATTGTTGAATTGGGTCCCGCCAATCGCTATGTCTCACGCGGTGGCCTGAAGCTTGAGGGAGCATTGGCACATGTTGGTCTTTCCGTGAAAGGTCTGCAAGCTTTAGATGTTGGCATTTCAACGGGTGGATTTACAGACTGCTTGCTTCAACAGGGTGCTGACTTTGTTCTGGGTGTAGATGTCGGTCATGGACAAGTTAGTGTCATGCTCAAAGATCATCCGAAGCTAAAAGTATTAGAAGGTGTGAACGCGAGAGCTCTATCCCAAGAGGATAGAGTTTTGGCTTTAACTCCTTCACAGAAGTTTGATCTTATTGTCATGGACGTTTCATTTATCTCCATTGAGCTGATCATTCCTGAGCTTGCGACTTTCCTAAAGCCCACTGGCCATTTGTTGAGTCTTGTAAAGCCTCAGTTTGAAGTCGGCGTTGACGGGCTGGCTAGGGGTGGTATCGTCAAGGATGTTTCTCTCTATGCAAAAGTCGAAGAAAAGATCAAATCCTGCTGTGCAAATCACGGCTTTGAAGTGAAAGACTATTTTGCATCTTCCATCGAAGGAAAGGATGGCAATCATGAGTTCTTTGTTTTCGCAAAAAAATCTGCGAGCAAATAA
- a CDS encoding polyprenyl synthetase family protein codes for MDLAIQLEQEMALRVQTVNQFVEKYLSDMDLPKGQAIAELRKSMLYSATNGGKRFRPVLSLLVAELFNCPVQKVLPFATAVEFIHTYSLIHDDLPCMDNDDIRRGKPTNHKVFGEDFALLAGDALLTEAFMLLAKNYSDSGFLIGRLTELLSDAAGLRGMVGGQAIDLRAGHKPMSLEELTHLHRLKTGALIRLSVEGAATIAGAKPSEIESLKKFGEGLGLAFQVADDVLDHGEKDQDVRSFTGILGLDGTKEYLQKISKETLAELHKVSAEAPMLEYLINFNQNRQV; via the coding sequence TTGGATTTGGCTATTCAGCTTGAGCAGGAAATGGCTTTGCGAGTGCAAACTGTGAATCAGTTTGTGGAAAAATACCTGTCTGATATGGATCTTCCCAAGGGGCAGGCCATTGCAGAACTTCGGAAGTCCATGCTGTATTCAGCTACGAATGGCGGCAAACGCTTTCGTCCGGTTTTGTCCTTACTGGTTGCAGAGCTTTTTAATTGTCCGGTGCAGAAGGTTCTTCCTTTTGCCACGGCTGTGGAGTTCATCCACACCTATTCTCTGATTCACGACGATCTGCCGTGCATGGATAACGATGACATCCGTCGTGGTAAACCGACCAATCACAAAGTTTTCGGTGAAGACTTCGCTCTCTTGGCTGGGGACGCCCTGTTGACGGAAGCGTTCATGCTTCTTGCCAAGAACTACAGTGATAGCGGTTTTTTGATCGGACGTCTGACTGAATTGCTTTCCGATGCGGCAGGTTTACGTGGGATGGTTGGCGGTCAAGCCATTGATCTTCGTGCCGGCCACAAGCCCATGTCTTTGGAAGAGCTGACTCATTTGCACCGTCTAAAAACGGGCGCTTTGATTCGTCTGTCCGTCGAGGGTGCTGCCACAATTGCAGGTGCGAAGCCTTCTGAAATTGAAAGTCTGAAAAAATTTGGTGAAGGTTTGGGTTTGGCATTCCAGGTAGCTGACGATGTTTTGGATCACGGCGAAAAGGATCAAGACGTGCGCAGCTTCACTGGAATTTTGGGTCTTGATGGAACCAAAGAGTATTTGCAAAAAATCAGTAAAGAAACTCTCGCGGAACTTCATAAGGTTTCGGCTGAAGCGCCAATGTTGGAATATCTCATCAATTTTAATCAGAATCGCCAAGTTTAA
- a CDS encoding exodeoxyribonuclease VII small subunit has translation MDFEKKLGRLEEIVQKMEKGDLALEDSLKLFEEGVKLSRECHSRLNEAETKVKILMSVDANGNPVTKDFTPEDN, from the coding sequence ATGGATTTCGAAAAGAAACTCGGACGTCTTGAAGAGATCGTTCAGAAAATGGAAAAAGGCGATTTGGCCTTGGAAGATTCTTTGAAATTGTTTGAAGAGGGCGTAAAGCTTTCTCGTGAATGTCATTCACGTCTGAATGAAGCGGAAACCAAAGTAAAAATCTTGATGAGTGTGGATGCCAACGGCAATCCTGTAACTAAAGACTTCACACCAGAGGACAATTAG